The following proteins are encoded in a genomic region of Gouania willdenowi chromosome 6, fGouWil2.1, whole genome shotgun sequence:
- the tmem168a gene encoding transmembrane protein 168-A encodes MDREEEEEELTVSKPKEVDVFTSVQCLGYLSSITLLVAVCVGMYVRWEVTSEPMILVIFILGLFVLGIASILHYYFAMEKASLSLFHLWFGFLLGLLCFLNSPALALNVKEVVANYLLLASVIMKAVWAFTERICRSVVFKPTLLKSGEFLELLGFAIASTTMLLEKSVAIICLVVALGALIVDLRMKSLLALPNFTSFVLVTSLAFFQALGLLANWYALGCYVGRLLCEPVLDVYFSGLGPTERWMPVLSLRKLWRRLSLFPLSLIELGFFVLAALKLGHLTLWYLVIPGFCLFGLFWSICHVILLITLWGFHNKLSDCQKTWRAQRTGSRSLHQVMASRGMRHFCLISERLVFFSLVSTAILGAVSWQPSNGLFLSALLVVLPLESLAHGLFHELGGCLGGTCVGYALVIPTSYCSDGGQPTLLPPEHVQEVNLRSTGMLNSMQRLFSHHMIQVFGCDYSTSGVTLQALQAKLRNFLDLHTADGPRHDTYLIYYSGHTQKGTGAWALAGGDSLHLAQLLELWKEKDPDQCSRLILVLDTENSQPWVKEVRRVDGIHVAIQGSALSAGRVDPEAGDGPMLGDFTSEWVEFNCNPDSDLQWSEKGRTVTAAYGVSKRWSDYTLHLPTGSDVAKHWKTHFPRATYPMVHLSNWCCGLNLFWLCSTCLRCFRRCKMAWFPPAVLDTGQGIKLVQS; translated from the exons TGGTCATCTTCATCCTTGGACTCTTCGTCCTGGGCATCGCCAGTATCCTCCATTACTACTTTGCCATGGAGAAAGCCAGCTTGAGCCTGTTTCACCTGTGGTTTGGTTTCCTGCTCGGCCTCCTGTGCTTCCTCAACAGTCCCGCCTTGGCTTTAAACGTCAAGGAAGTGGTGGCCAACTATCTGCTGCTCGCGAGCGTGATCATGAAAGCTGTGTGGGCTTTCACCGAGAGAATCTGTCGCTCTGTAGTTTTTAAGCCCACCTTGTTGAAATCAGGAGAATTTCTGGAACTGCTGGGATTTGCCATCGCCAGCACAACGATGCTGCTTGAGAAGTCGGTGGCTATAATATGCTTGGTCGTTGCCCTCGGAGCGTTAATTGTAGACCTAAGAATGAAATCCCTACTAGCTTTGCCAAACTTTACCAGTTTCGTACTGGTTACATCTCTTGCTTTTTTCCAGGCCCTAGGCCTCCTGGCTAACTGGTATGCTCTGGGCTGTTACGTGGGCCGGCTGCTCTGTGAGCCTGTGTTGGATGTGTACTTCAGTGGTTTGGGACCCACTGAGCGCTGGATGCCAGTGCTGTCTTTAAGGAAGCTATGGAGGAGGCTTTCGCTGTTTCCTCTGAGTTTAATCGAGCTGGGCTTCTTTGTCCTGGCAGCCTTAAAG CTCGGCCACTTGACGCTGTGGTATCTGGTGATCCCCGGCTTCTGCCTGTTTGGGCTTTTCTGGTCCATCTGCCATGTTATTTTGCTGATCACGCTGTGGGGCTTCCACAACAAGCTGAGTGACTGTCAGAAGACGTGGCGAGCCCAGCGCACTGGTAGCAGGAGTTTGCACCAAGTGATGGCTTCCAGAGGCATGCGCCACTTCTGCCTAATCTCAGAACGCCTGGTGTTCTTCAGTCTGGTTTCCACTGCCATACTGGGAGCTGTTTCCTGGCAG CCGTCCAACGGCCTGTTTCTCAGCGCTCTGCTGGTGGTGCTGCCTCTGGAGTCTCTGGCTCACGGACTGTTCCACGAACTGGGAGGCTGCCTGGGAGGGACCTGCGTCGGCTACGCCCTGGTCATCCCCACCAGTTACTGCAG CGATGGTGGACAGCCCACACTTTTACCGCCTGAGCATGTGCAGGAAGTGAACCTGCGCTCCACTGGGATGCTGAACAGCATGCAGCGCCTCTTCTCCCACCACATGATCCAGGTGTTCGGCTGCGACTACTCCACCAGCGGCGTGACCCTGCAGGCCTTGCAGGCCAAGCTGCGCAACTTCCTGGACCTGCACACGGCCGACGGGCCGCGTCACGACACCTACCTGATTTATTACAgcggacacacacagaaaggCACAGGAGCCTGGGCTCTGGCTG GAGGAGACAGCCTCCACTTGGCCCAGCTGCTGGAGTTGTGGAAGGAGAAGGATCCTGATCAATGTTCCCGACTCATCCTGGTCCTGGACACGGAGAACTCTCAGCCGTGGGTGAAGGAGGTGCGCAGGGTGGATGGTATTCACGTAGCCATTCAGGGCTCCGCGCTGTCGGCCGGCAGGGTCGACCCGGAGGCTGGAGACGGCCCAATGTTGGGCGACTTCACATCAGAGTGGGTGGAGTTTAACTGCAACCCAGACAGTGACCTGCAGTGGTCTGAGAAGGGACGGACGGTGACTGCGGCCTACGGCGTGTCCAAACGCTGGAGCGACTACACTCTCCACCTTCCCACAGGAAGCGACGTAGCCAAGCATTGGAAAACCCACTTTCCCAGGGCCACATATCCCATGGTGCACTTGTCCAACTGGTGCTGTGGCCTAAACCTGTTCTGGCTCTGCAGCACGTGTCTGCGCTGCTTCAGGAGGTGTAAAATGGCCTGGTTTCCACCAGCTGTTCTGGACACTGGCCAAGGCATCAAACTGGTGCAATCATAG